A window of Deltaproteobacteria bacterium contains these coding sequences:
- a CDS encoding branched-chain amino acid ABC transporter permease: protein MEQFFQQLTNGLAVGGIYALIALGYTMVYGVMKLINFAHGDLFTIGAYLGLTVLLSLGLTDHLGPLAGVLVLALMVMGLVAVVGVVLDRVAYKPLRSSPRLSAVVSALGASIFLQNTIMLIYGARFRVYPHDILPKMAVNVLGLDIPLMRIILFGTSLVLMLALYFFIQKTRLGTAIRAAAIDQGAAKLMGINVDRVIMLVFIIGPALGGAAGLMVGLYYGQVNFTMGWVYGLKAFTAAILGGIGNIPGAMVGGLLLGVIEALGAAYISVAWKDAIAFCVLILILIVRPTGLLGERVAEKV from the coding sequence ATGGAGCAATTTTTTCAGCAATTGACCAACGGACTGGCCGTGGGGGGGATTTACGCCCTCATCGCCCTTGGCTACACCATGGTCTACGGGGTCATGAAGCTCATCAACTTCGCCCACGGAGATCTGTTCACCATAGGGGCCTATCTTGGGCTTACGGTTCTCCTGTCTCTTGGTCTGACCGACCATCTAGGCCCTCTGGCCGGAGTGTTGGTACTGGCTCTCATGGTCATGGGCCTGGTGGCCGTGGTCGGAGTGGTCCTCGACCGTGTGGCTTACAAACCCCTGCGGTCCTCGCCCCGGCTTTCGGCGGTGGTTTCGGCCCTGGGGGCGTCCATTTTTCTCCAGAACACCATCATGCTCATCTACGGGGCCAGGTTCAGGGTCTATCCCCACGACATTCTGCCCAAGATGGCAGTGAATGTCCTTGGCCTGGATATCCCGCTCATGCGGATCATTCTCTTCGGAACTTCTCTCGTTCTCATGCTCGCTCTGTATTTTTTCATCCAGAAAACGAGGCTCGGCACTGCCATCAGGGCGGCGGCCATTGATCAGGGTGCGGCCAAGCTCATGGGTATCAACGTCGACCGGGTAATCATGCTGGTCTTCATTATCGGCCCGGCCCTGGGTGGAGCGGCCGGGCTTATGGTTGGACTCTACTACGGGCAGGTCAATTTCACCATGGGCTGGGTCTATGGCCTGAAGGCTTTTACCGCGGCCATCCTGGGGGGGATCGGGAATATTCCGGGGGCCATGGTCGGCGGTCTTCTTCTTGGGGTCATCGAGGCCCTGGGCGCGGCCTACATCTCCGTCGCATGGAAGGACGCCATCGCCTTTTGTGTTCTTATTCTCATCCTCATCGTCAGACCAACGGGCCTGCTCGGTGAACGGGTCGCGGAGAAGGTGTGA
- the secD gene encoding protein translocase subunit SecD, translated as MNRSLRWRIVLTVCVALLAIAYVLPTFPSLVTDGLKRILPERQISLGLDLKGGMHLTLGVDVKKAVANSMAQTGRNLRDEAREQKIAVFRPEVTPEGMLTFALLKKDQQKQLEDLLAASFRQVQIVNRADEGNDRMVYSLALKPEDQTNLEKLTIEQAVKTIRNRIDQFGVSEPDIRRQQDNRIQVQLPGLDDPERAIQIIGKTAHLEFMLVDDTADVSKAVQGVLPPGDALYFLHKKLADGTISKQPMVLKSEVVLTGEYITDARTQFDSYGQPYVSLNFSDRGAKIFERITAENVKKRLAIVLDGAIYSAPVIQEKIGGGRASISGQFTTDEAHDLALVLRAGSLPAPVEILEERTIGPSLGQESIDKGVLSALIGGALILVFMIVYYGFAGIIADIALIFNILLIMAGLAGFGATLTLPGIAGIILTIGMAVDANVLIFERIREELRKGFSPRAAVDEGYSRATLTILDANVTTIIAAVVLYQFGTGPIRGFAVTLTLGILASMFTALFVSRILFDYWLKKRPANAALSI; from the coding sequence ATGAATCGAAGCCTCCGTTGGCGGATCGTGCTTACCGTCTGCGTCGCGCTCCTGGCCATCGCCTACGTCTTGCCGACATTCCCCTCCCTCGTGACCGACGGGTTAAAGCGGATTCTACCCGAACGCCAGATCAGCCTGGGACTGGACCTCAAGGGAGGTATGCACCTGACCCTGGGTGTCGACGTCAAAAAAGCCGTGGCCAACTCCATGGCCCAAACAGGACGCAATCTTCGCGACGAGGCCCGGGAACAAAAAATTGCCGTATTCAGACCCGAGGTCACACCCGAGGGGATGCTGACCTTCGCTCTTCTCAAGAAGGACCAGCAGAAGCAACTTGAGGATCTTCTGGCCGCCAGCTTCCGCCAGGTGCAGATCGTCAACCGGGCCGACGAAGGCAACGATCGAATGGTCTACTCCCTGGCCCTCAAGCCGGAGGACCAGACAAATCTCGAGAAACTGACCATCGAGCAGGCCGTCAAGACTATCCGCAACCGCATCGACCAGTTCGGAGTGTCCGAACCGGACATCAGAAGGCAACAGGACAACCGAATTCAGGTTCAACTTCCAGGCCTCGACGATCCCGAGCGGGCCATCCAGATCATCGGCAAGACCGCCCATCTGGAGTTCATGCTCGTGGACGACACGGCCGATGTGAGCAAGGCCGTCCAGGGGGTCCTTCCTCCTGGCGACGCCCTCTATTTTCTGCACAAGAAACTGGCCGACGGAACCATCTCCAAACAGCCCATGGTCCTCAAGAGCGAAGTCGTCCTGACCGGTGAGTACATCACCGACGCCAGAACCCAGTTCGACTCATACGGACAGCCCTACGTGAGCCTCAACTTCAGCGATCGGGGAGCCAAAATCTTCGAACGGATCACGGCCGAAAATGTCAAGAAGCGTCTGGCCATCGTCCTGGACGGTGCCATCTACTCGGCTCCGGTCATTCAAGAAAAAATTGGTGGAGGCCGGGCCAGCATCTCCGGACAGTTCACCACCGACGAGGCCCACGATCTGGCCCTGGTCCTTCGGGCCGGCTCCCTGCCCGCCCCGGTGGAAATTCTCGAAGAACGGACCATTGGCCCCTCCCTGGGTCAGGAATCCATCGACAAGGGCGTGCTCTCGGCCCTGATCGGTGGCGCCTTGATCCTCGTCTTCATGATCGTTTACTACGGTTTTGCCGGAATCATCGCCGACATCGCCCTGATCTTTAACATCCTCCTTATCATGGCCGGCCTGGCCGGGTTTGGGGCCACACTGACACTGCCGGGCATCGCGGGTATCATTCTGACCATCGGTATGGCCGTGGACGCCAACGTCCTGATCTTCGAGCGCATTCGGGAGGAACTGCGCAAGGGCTTCTCGCCGCGAGCGGCCGTGGACGAGGGCTACAGCCGGGCCACCCTGACCATCCTGGACGCCAATGTGACCACCATCATCGCCGCCGTGGTTCTCTATCAATTCGGGACCGGTCCGATTCGCGGCTTTGCCGTGACCTTGACTCTTGGCATCCTGGCCTCCATGTTCACTGCCCTGTTCGTTTCCAGGATTCTGTTCGACTACTGGCTAAAAAAACGGCCGGCCAACGCCGCCCTGAGCATCTAA
- a CDS encoding ABC transporter ATP-binding protein, translated as MSLLGIKNLSKSFGGLMAVNDVSFDIEDGSIVGLIGPNGAGKTTVFNLITGNYRPDTGEVLFQGHNLIGLATHRIVALGIARTFQTIRLFQNMTVLENALAGCHCRMRSGVLGAMLRLPGQRAEERKALALAMKELTFVGLDGQADQLAKNLSYGNQRLLEIARALSTKPKFIILDEPAGGMNDHETQKLISLIRAVRDRGITVLLIEHDMNLVMKICEHLVVLEHGAMIAQGTPTEIKANPRVIEAYLGTSED; from the coding sequence ATGAGCCTTCTGGGCATCAAGAACCTGTCTAAATCTTTTGGCGGCCTGATGGCCGTGAACGACGTGTCCTTCGACATTGAGGATGGGTCCATTGTCGGACTTATTGGACCTAACGGGGCCGGCAAGACCACGGTTTTTAATCTGATCACCGGAAACTATCGGCCTGACACGGGCGAGGTCCTTTTCCAGGGCCACAACTTGATCGGCCTTGCAACGCACCGTATAGTGGCCCTGGGCATTGCCCGGACCTTCCAGACCATTCGTCTGTTCCAGAACATGACGGTGCTGGAGAACGCCCTGGCCGGATGTCATTGCCGGATGCGTTCGGGCGTCCTGGGGGCCATGCTCCGCTTGCCGGGCCAAAGGGCTGAGGAGCGCAAGGCATTGGCTCTGGCTATGAAAGAGCTCACCTTTGTCGGTCTGGACGGGCAGGCCGATCAATTGGCCAAGAACCTTTCGTACGGCAACCAGAGGCTTCTGGAAATCGCCCGGGCCCTTTCCACGAAGCCGAAATTCATCATCCTGGATGAGCCGGCCGGGGGCATGAACGACCATGAAACCCAGAAATTGATTTCCCTCATTCGGGCCGTGCGGGACAGGGGAATCACGGTTCTTCTCATCGAGCACGATATGAACTTGGTCATGAAGATCTGCGAGCACTTGGTGGTCCTCGAACATGGGGCCATGATCGCCCAGGGGACTCCAACCGAGATCAAGGCCAATCCCAGGGTGATCGAGGCCTACCTGGGAACCTCGGAGGACTAG
- a CDS encoding rubrerythrin family protein gives MKPIKGTQTEKNLLIAFSGESQARNRYTYFASVAKKEGYVQISDIFTETANQEKEHAKRLFKYLEGGELEVCASYPAGVIGSTVDNLLAAADGEQHEHESMYPEFAQTAEAEGFAELGAVFRAIAVAEKQHEKRYRDLAANIKAGRVFQKDACVVWRCRNCGYIHTAQAAPRVCPACDHPQAHFELLGENW, from the coding sequence ATGAAACCGATCAAAGGCACCCAGACCGAAAAAAACCTCCTCATCGCCTTCAGTGGTGAATCACAAGCTAGGAATAGGTACACGTATTTCGCCAGCGTGGCCAAAAAAGAAGGATACGTTCAGATTTCCGACATCTTCACCGAAACTGCCAATCAGGAAAAGGAACACGCCAAGCGTCTCTTCAAATATTTGGAAGGTGGTGAACTCGAAGTATGCGCCTCCTATCCGGCCGGAGTCATCGGCTCAACCGTGGACAACCTTTTGGCCGCTGCCGACGGTGAACAGCATGAGCATGAGAGCATGTACCCGGAATTTGCCCAAACGGCCGAAGCCGAGGGGTTTGCGGAATTGGGCGCGGTGTTCAGGGCCATCGCCGTGGCCGAAAAGCAGCACGAAAAACGCTACCGCGACCTGGCCGCCAACATCAAGGCCGGCCGTGTTTTCCAGAAGGATGCCTGTGTGGTCTGGAGATGCCGAAACTGCGGATACATCCACACGGCCCAAGCAGCTCCAAGGGTCTGTCCGGCCTGCGACCATCCCCAGGCCCACTTTGAACTGCTGGGTGAAAACTGGTAA
- a CDS encoding transcriptional repressor: MKTELGPDRRITKQRRVILDILKSLKSHPTADELYDLVRPVMPSISLGTVYRNLEVLSSCGLARTIQGFGNKMRFDGDVSPHHHVICESCGSIGDVWGFKIDASAPDGDAASDFQIRDFEVVFHGLCPRCRGAANHAEEEPTY, encoded by the coding sequence ATGAAAACGGAACTCGGACCTGATCGAAGGATCACTAAGCAACGGCGTGTCATCCTCGACATTCTCAAAAGCCTCAAATCGCATCCGACTGCGGACGAGCTCTACGATCTCGTCCGTCCGGTCATGCCAAGCATCAGCCTCGGCACCGTCTACCGGAACCTCGAAGTCCTCAGTAGCTGCGGCTTGGCCCGGACTATCCAGGGCTTCGGCAATAAGATGCGCTTTGACGGAGACGTAAGCCCGCACCATCATGTCATCTGTGAATCATGCGGCTCAATAGGGGATGTCTGGGGATTCAAGATCGACGCCTCGGCCCCGGACGGGGACGCTGCGTCGGATTTCCAAATCCGTGACTTCGAGGTTGTCTTTCACGGTCTCTGCCCTCGTTGCCGAGGGGCGGCGAACCACGCCGAAGAAGAGCCGACGTACTGA
- a CDS encoding branched-chain amino acid ABC transporter permease encodes MKRSLALYIPLVAVMAVLPLFLDSYWTDVLNNVGLYAILALSLNIILGHAGLFHMGHAAFYAMGAYTTAILNTTYHVPVLWLMPVSGLVAAVFAMVVARPIIHLRGDYLLIVTIGIVEITRIALINNVFGITGGANGIFGISRPSVFGFTIRKPQEFYYLIWIFAGLTVFFFHRLAHSRFGRALNYIKEDEVAAEGNGVDTGHYKLVAFTLGAFWAGMVGTIYATKMTIIAPESFSFWESVVFFTIVILGGSGSIRGVILGAFLIIGLPEIFRQFATARMLVFGAAMVAMMVFRPQGLLPPLPRRYATKSLKDGEASL; translated from the coding sequence ATGAAACGGTCCCTGGCCCTATACATCCCACTCGTGGCCGTCATGGCCGTGCTGCCCCTGTTTCTCGACTCCTATTGGACCGATGTTTTGAACAACGTCGGGCTCTACGCCATACTGGCTTTGAGCCTGAACATTATCCTCGGTCACGCCGGTCTCTTCCATATGGGCCACGCGGCATTCTACGCCATGGGAGCCTACACGACGGCCATCCTGAACACGACTTACCACGTTCCGGTTCTCTGGCTCATGCCCGTGAGCGGCCTGGTGGCTGCGGTCTTTGCCATGGTGGTGGCCAGGCCCATCATTCATCTCCGGGGGGACTACCTTCTCATCGTGACCATCGGCATCGTCGAGATCACCCGCATCGCCTTGATCAACAACGTCTTCGGCATTACCGGAGGAGCCAACGGCATCTTCGGCATATCCCGGCCGAGTGTGTTCGGATTTACCATCCGCAAGCCGCAGGAATTTTATTACCTGATCTGGATTTTCGCCGGCCTGACCGTGTTCTTTTTCCATCGTCTGGCACATTCGAGATTCGGCCGGGCCCTCAACTACATCAAGGAGGACGAGGTAGCGGCCGAAGGCAACGGGGTGGACACGGGTCACTACAAACTGGTGGCCTTCACCCTGGGGGCCTTTTGGGCCGGAATGGTCGGAACAATCTATGCCACCAAGATGACCATCATCGCCCCGGAATCCTTTTCCTTCTGGGAGTCGGTGGTCTTTTTCACCATCGTCATCCTGGGCGGTTCAGGGAGCATCCGAGGCGTGATCCTCGGGGCCTTTCTGATCATTGGACTCCCCGAAATTTTCCGGCAGTTCGCAACGGCCCGAATGCTCGTTTTCGGCGCGGCCATGGTGGCCATGATGGTTTTTCGTCCCCAGGGATTGCTTCCCCCGCTTCCTCGCCGGTACGCGACAAAATCACTCAAGGACGGGGAGGCGTCGTTATGA
- the secF gene encoding protein translocase subunit SecF yields MGLRIIPPDTNINFIGVRKYAYAFSIILILVGLISLVVKGGPRLGIDFAGGTIIQIEFDKGLDIDRVKSALNDVPLSGLTIQRFGQDDENTVLLRTSTEEANPEQIRAMVSEALASNMADTPFTVQRLEMVGPKVGADLRGKALEALFYAVLLIAIYISGRFEQRWMTSAIMAGGLAGTIYVLQLMSLPTTYLIVAAMLITLALCWYLKLNYALGAVVALTHDVIVTVGIFSLLNKEFDLTIIAALLTIVGYSLNDTIIVFDRIRENLRGKSGKSSLSRLVNKSINETLSRTILTSGTTLMVVFCLFLFGGGVIHDFAFALLVGIFVGTYSSIYVASPILLGFGPTLPDSEPEDRERAAV; encoded by the coding sequence ATGGGACTGCGCATCATTCCCCCTGACACGAACATCAATTTTATCGGTGTACGCAAATACGCCTATGCCTTTTCGATCATTCTGATCCTCGTCGGCCTGATTTCCCTTGTCGTCAAGGGCGGGCCTCGCCTGGGCATCGACTTTGCCGGCGGCACCATCATCCAAATCGAATTCGACAAGGGTCTCGATATTGACCGGGTCAAATCCGCATTGAATGACGTGCCCCTGTCCGGTCTGACCATTCAGCGCTTCGGGCAGGATGACGAGAACACCGTTCTACTCCGGACATCCACCGAAGAGGCCAACCCGGAACAGATACGAGCCATGGTTTCCGAGGCCTTGGCCTCCAACATGGCTGACACTCCTTTCACGGTTCAAAGGCTGGAAATGGTCGGCCCGAAGGTTGGAGCCGACCTTCGGGGCAAGGCCCTTGAGGCCCTGTTTTACGCCGTGCTTCTCATTGCCATCTACATCTCCGGCCGATTCGAACAGCGATGGATGACCTCTGCCATCATGGCCGGTGGCCTGGCCGGAACCATCTACGTCCTTCAGCTTATGAGCCTGCCCACCACCTACCTGATCGTGGCCGCCATGCTCATCACGCTTGCGCTCTGCTGGTATCTGAAGCTCAACTATGCGCTGGGAGCCGTAGTGGCTTTGACCCACGACGTCATAGTCACCGTGGGAATTTTCTCCCTGTTGAACAAGGAATTCGACCTGACGATCATCGCCGCTCTGCTGACCATCGTCGGGTATTCGCTGAACGACACCATCATCGTCTTCGACCGCATCAGGGAGAACCTCCGGGGCAAGAGCGGCAAGTCTTCCTTGAGCCGTCTGGTCAACAAGAGCATCAACGAGACCTTGAGCAGGACCATCCTGACATCGGGCACCACCCTGATGGTCGTCTTCTGTCTGTTCCTCTTCGGCGGCGGAGTCATTCACGACTTCGCCTTCGCCCTGCTGGTCGGCATCTTCGTTGGTACCTACTCGTCCATTTACGTGGCCAGTCCCATTCTTCTCGGATTCGGCCCGACCCTTCCCGATTCTGAACCCGAAGACAGGGAGCGAGCCGCGGTCTGA
- a CDS encoding branched-chain amino acid ABC transporter substrate-binding protein, whose amino-acid sequence MKRRMVFVLVSLILALGLGAGSSLAAEIKIGVMCPLTGSWASEGQDMKQIVELLADELNAAGGLLGKQVTVVVEDDAGDPRSAALAAQRLSTKGVTAVIGTYGSSVTEASQNIYDEAGIVQVATGSTAVRLSEKGLAKFFRTSPRDDEQGKVAAKTIMDKGFKNVAILHDNTSYAKGLADETKAILDANGVKIAFFDALTPKEQDYSAILTNLKAANPDVIFFTGYYPEAGLLLRQKKEMNWLVPMLGGDATNNSDLVKIAGKEPAQGFMFLSPPLPQDLDRADAKAFLASYQAKFKAMPVSIWSVLAGDAFNVIVEAIAKTGSEDPATIASYLKEKLDKYPGLTGDISFNEKGDRIGDLYRVYEVDAAGNFVLLP is encoded by the coding sequence ATGAAGAGGAGAATGGTGTTTGTATTGGTGTCGCTGATTCTTGCCTTGGGCCTGGGCGCGGGATCGTCCTTGGCCGCCGAAATCAAGATCGGCGTCATGTGCCCACTGACCGGATCTTGGGCCAGTGAGGGCCAGGACATGAAACAGATCGTGGAGTTGCTGGCCGATGAACTGAATGCGGCTGGAGGCCTGCTCGGCAAGCAGGTGACCGTTGTGGTCGAGGACGACGCCGGCGATCCGCGCTCCGCCGCCTTGGCCGCCCAGCGCCTGAGCACCAAGGGTGTTACGGCCGTCATCGGCACGTATGGTTCTTCGGTGACTGAAGCCTCCCAGAACATCTATGATGAGGCTGGCATCGTTCAGGTGGCCACCGGCTCCACGGCCGTTCGTCTATCCGAGAAGGGGTTGGCCAAGTTTTTCCGGACTAGCCCCCGCGACGACGAGCAGGGAAAGGTGGCGGCCAAGACGATCATGGACAAGGGGTTCAAGAATGTAGCCATCCTGCATGACAACACGTCCTACGCCAAGGGTTTGGCCGATGAGACCAAGGCTATTCTGGACGCCAACGGAGTGAAGATCGCCTTCTTCGATGCTCTGACTCCCAAGGAGCAGGACTATTCAGCCATCCTGACGAACCTCAAGGCCGCCAACCCCGATGTCATCTTTTTCACCGGCTATTATCCCGAAGCCGGTCTGCTGCTTCGTCAGAAAAAGGAAATGAACTGGCTGGTGCCCATGCTCGGCGGTGACGCCACCAACAACAGCGACCTGGTCAAGATCGCCGGCAAGGAACCTGCCCAGGGCTTCATGTTCCTGAGCCCGCCTCTGCCCCAGGACTTGGACCGGGCCGACGCCAAGGCCTTCCTGGCCTCCTACCAAGCCAAGTTCAAGGCCATGCCCGTGTCCATCTGGTCGGTTCTGGCTGGTGACGCCTTTAATGTTATTGTCGAGGCCATCGCCAAGACCGGGAGCGAAGACCCGGCGACCATCGCCTCGTATCTCAAGGAAAAGCTGGACAAGTATCCGGGGCTGACAGGGGACATCTCATTCAATGAGAAGGGCGACCGTATCGGTGACTTGTACCGGGTGTACGAGGTCGACGCCGCAGGCAACTTCGTCCTGCTTCCCTAG
- a CDS encoding ABC transporter ATP-binding protein, producing MLKIENLIVRYGNVEALHGVSLHIEEGEIVTILGANGAGKSTTLMAISGLVRASGGSIYLRGEPLHALPAHAVVTRGIAQCPEGRRVFGTLTVDENLRLGAFTRKNHDAVRDTRQWVYTLFPRLKERESQLAGTLSGGEQQMLAIARALMARPNVLLLDEPSLGLAPILVNSIFATIREINQSGVTVLLVEQNARAALKLASRGYVMEVGDIVLEDTAEALLANPDVQNAYLGGAAG from the coding sequence ATGCTCAAAATTGAGAATCTCATCGTGCGTTACGGAAACGTCGAGGCCTTGCACGGAGTGAGTCTGCATATAGAGGAGGGTGAGATCGTCACCATTCTCGGCGCCAACGGGGCGGGCAAGTCGACCACCCTCATGGCCATCAGCGGTCTGGTCAGAGCCTCGGGAGGATCGATCTACTTGCGAGGCGAACCCTTGCACGCGCTGCCGGCCCATGCCGTGGTCACAAGAGGGATCGCTCAATGTCCGGAAGGGAGACGGGTTTTCGGAACCCTGACCGTGGACGAAAATCTTCGTCTGGGGGCTTTTACCCGCAAAAATCACGACGCCGTCCGGGACACCAGACAATGGGTGTACACACTGTTTCCGAGGCTCAAGGAACGGGAAAGTCAATTGGCCGGAACCCTGTCGGGTGGGGAGCAGCAGATGCTGGCCATCGCCAGGGCCCTCATGGCTAGACCGAACGTCTTGTTGCTGGACGAGCCCTCGCTGGGCCTGGCCCCAATCCTGGTCAATTCGATTTTCGCCACTATCCGAGAGATCAACCAGTCCGGAGTGACGGTTCTCCTGGTTGAGCAAAACGCCAGGGCTGCTCTGAAATTAGCCAGCCGTGGGTATGTGATGGAGGTGGGCGATATCGTGCTCGAGGATACTGCCGAGGCTCTGTTGGCAAACCCTGATGTTCAGAACGCTTATCTCGGAGGGGCGGCAGGATAG
- the yajC gene encoding preprotein translocase subunit YajC, giving the protein MFLSDIAYAMGTTGDASAQGGNPLTAFMPLIIMFAIFYFLLIRPQQKKAKEHRQTLANLNKGDHILTNGGLYGRITAIAEDVLTVDLGEENLVRINRGYIAGLAEPKAGNGGTAAAERKKKDKK; this is encoded by the coding sequence ATGTTTCTTTCAGATATCGCCTACGCCATGGGAACGACCGGAGACGCATCCGCTCAGGGCGGCAATCCGTTGACCGCCTTCATGCCCCTAATTATCATGTTCGCCATCTTCTACTTTCTGCTCATCAGACCACAGCAGAAAAAGGCCAAGGAACATCGCCAGACCCTGGCCAATCTGAACAAGGGAGACCATATCCTGACCAACGGCGGTCTGTATGGGCGGATCACCGCCATCGCCGAAGACGTTCTGACCGTGGACCTTGGCGAGGAGAATCTGGTTCGCATCAACCGCGGATACATTGCCGGACTGGCCGAGCCCAAGGCCGGAAACGGTGGTACGGCGGCCGCCGAACGGAAAAAAAAGGACAAGAAATAA